A window of the Coregonus clupeaformis isolate EN_2021a unplaced genomic scaffold, ASM2061545v1 scaf1723, whole genome shotgun sequence genome harbors these coding sequences:
- the LOC123487485 gene encoding signal-regulatory protein delta-like, translated as MTSENINYMAQLKKRNTVIQQPVSESVQPGDSVTLNCTIHTETCAGEHSVYWFRHGSGESRPGIIYTHGYRSDQCERSPETGSPTQSCVYNLPKRNLSLSDAGTYYCAVASFPEHDSPFDLSPTVLSLVVSNIVLGIVTLLLVWALCKTRNRDSRGGGVRRDPGAVQE; from the exons ATGACCAGTGAGAACATCAACTACATG GCACAACTTAAAAAGAGAAATACTGTTATACAACAACCTGTGTCTGAGTCAGTCCAGCCaggagactctgtgactctgaactgtacaatacacactgagacctgtgCAGGAGAACACAGTGTCTATTGGTTCAGACATGGTTCAGGAGAATCCCGTCCAGGAATCATTTACACCCATGGATACAGGAGTGATCAGTGTGAGAGGAGCCCTGAGACTGGGTCTCCTACACAGAGCTGTGTCTACAACCTCCCCAAGAGgaacctcagcctctctgatgctgggacttactactgtgctgtggcctcat TTCCAGAGCATGATTCCCCATTTGATCTGAGTCCTACTGTTCTGTCGTTGGTGGTGTCCAACATCGTTTTGGGGATAGTGACCCTTCTGCTGGTCTGGGCACTGTGCAAGACTCGGAACAGAGATAGTAGAG GGGGTGGTGTGAGGCgcgacccaggtgcggtgcaggagtAG